The proteins below come from a single Deinococcus multiflagellatus genomic window:
- a CDS encoding type II secretion system protein: protein MKYGTQGFTLIELLVVIAIIGVLAAILLPTFSEAQKKPYDVAALQCGRAIFTGAIAYKASNGGALPTPPYNPNVFGADVQEACAGQRIMPYAVPTSKTGSEYAINDTDARGLPVFFVANNSGSGAYVSNGNDPTCNGRPCKLFFYKWSVWGL from the coding sequence ATGAAGTACGGTACCCAAGGTTTTACGTTGATCGAATTGCTGGTCGTCATCGCCATCATCGGCGTGCTGGCGGCCATCCTTCTGCCAACGTTCAGCGAGGCGCAGAAGAAACCGTATGACGTGGCAGCACTCCAGTGTGGCCGCGCCATTTTCACGGGCGCGATCGCCTACAAAGCGTCAAACGGCGGCGCGCTCCCCACGCCACCGTACAACCCCAACGTATTCGGTGCGGACGTCCAGGAAGCGTGTGCAGGGCAGCGAATCATGCCGTACGCTGTGCCCACGTCCAAGACGGGCAGTGAGTATGCCATCAACGATACAGACGCCCGCGGTCTTCCCGTCTTCTTCGTGGCCAACAACAGCGGCAGTGGCGCGTACGTGAGCAACGGCAACGATCCGACCTGCAACGGCCGGCCCTGCAAACTCTTCTTTTACAAGTGGAGCGTGTGGGGTCTCTGA